A DNA window from Phycisphaerales bacterium contains the following coding sequences:
- a CDS encoding PilZ domain-containing protein — protein MSSATHSRADGDAVPVAGAGKRRYDRFDWKTRVQVLWLDEHGRGTLVILRTQDLSAGGVALLSSPWIHTGRCGAVLLSEGSAGHSVRWIEVLHGRYVPERKAHVIGCRWIAAPENAPAVKVVQTASGLRLEFDSDLPPRMI, from the coding sequence ATGAGTTCCGCGACACATTCCAGGGCTGATGGCGATGCGGTCCCGGTGGCCGGGGCGGGCAAGCGCCGTTACGACCGCTTCGACTGGAAAACCCGCGTGCAGGTGCTCTGGCTAGATGAGCACGGCCGGGGAACGCTGGTGATCCTGCGCACGCAGGATCTCAGCGCAGGCGGCGTGGCGCTGCTCTCCTCGCCGTGGATCCACACCGGCCGCTGCGGTGCAGTGCTGCTCTCGGAGGGATCAGCCGGACACAGCGTGCGCTGGATCGAGGTGTTGCACGGCCGATATGTGCCGGAGCGCAAAGCGCATGTTATCGGTTGTCGCTGGATCGCTGCGCCCGAGAACGCGCCGGCCGTCAAGGTCGTGCAGACGGCGTCGGGCCTGCGGCTCGAATTCGATTCGGACCTGCCCCCCCGCATGATCTGA
- a CDS encoding OsmC family protein encodes MTTATAHLNGIDTDGIKQLVRTIKQDHRQGLADFRVATQWKHGMHSQTRVTGWGLGGKSLKHSFTIDIDEPRELCGQDQYANPQEYLLGAMNACMLNTFVAVCSLQGVELESLSFESEGQLDLRGFLGIDTSVKPGYGEIRYTIRVKGNGTPEQFRKAHEAMIATSPNYFNLANGIPLRANLIIED; translated from the coding sequence ATGACCACCGCAACTGCTCATCTCAACGGCATCGACACCGACGGCATCAAGCAACTCGTCCGCACCATCAAGCAGGACCATCGCCAGGGCCTGGCGGACTTCCGCGTCGCCACCCAGTGGAAGCACGGCATGCACAGCCAGACCCGCGTCACCGGCTGGGGCCTGGGCGGAAAGAGCCTCAAGCACTCGTTCACCATCGACATCGACGAGCCGCGCGAACTCTGCGGGCAGGACCAGTACGCCAACCCGCAGGAGTACCTGCTCGGCGCGATGAACGCCTGCATGCTCAACACCTTCGTCGCCGTGTGCTCGCTGCAGGGCGTCGAACTCGAATCGCTCAGCTTCGAGTCCGAAGGTCAGCTCGACCTGCGCGGCTTTCTCGGCATCGACACGAGCGTCAAGCCCGGTTACGGCGAGATCCGCTACACGATCCGCGTCAAGGGCAACGGCACGCCGGAGCAGTTCCGCAAGGCGCACGAGGCGATGATCGCCACCAGCCCCAATTACTTCAACCTCGCCAACGGCATTCCACTCCGCGCCAATCTCATCATCGAAGATTGA
- a CDS encoding TetR/AcrR family transcriptional regulator — protein MPGDWQEFIVATTTKEKLVQTAHDLFYTEGFHTVGLDRILDTVGVTKTTFYNHFSSKDDLIVETLRWHDEWWQNTFRKMLRRLGGDLPRGQLLAVPDALAELFAGDSYNGCMFVNVAVQFPLPHDPAHKLAVEHKDAMEDILREIAGYAGASDPAALAEEIGLVMEGAYVTRQVTRRDATIEAMRRVVTLIVDKHLGA, from the coding sequence ATGCCGGGCGATTGGCAGGAGTTCATCGTGGCGACGACGACCAAGGAAAAACTCGTTCAGACGGCACACGATCTCTTCTACACCGAAGGATTTCACACCGTCGGTCTCGATCGGATCCTCGACACCGTCGGCGTGACCAAGACCACGTTCTACAACCACTTTTCGAGCAAGGATGATCTCATCGTCGAGACGCTCCGCTGGCACGATGAGTGGTGGCAGAACACGTTTCGCAAGATGCTGCGGCGCCTCGGCGGCGACCTGCCGCGCGGCCAGTTGCTCGCCGTGCCCGACGCGCTGGCGGAGTTGTTCGCCGGCGACTCCTACAACGGCTGCATGTTCGTCAACGTGGCGGTGCAGTTCCCGCTGCCGCACGATCCGGCCCACAAACTGGCGGTGGAGCACAAGGACGCGATGGAAGACATCCTGCGCGAGATCGCCGGCTACGCGGGCGCTTCGGATCCGGCGGCGCTGGCCGAGGAGATCGGCCTGGTGATGGAAGGCGCCTACGTCACCCGGCAGGTCACGCGACGGGACGCCACGATCGAAGCCATGCGCCGCGTCGTCACACTCATCGTGGACAAGCACCTGGGGGCGTGA
- a CDS encoding cation:proton antiporter: MFQNIFNEFAVIMLIAAGVGALGRLLRQPLIVSFIAVGVIAGPASLNLVTAEQEIDLLAKMGIAILLFLVGLRLDVGVIRRMGLVALSMGAAQVLITAVLAFFLCAALGMGRISSLYTAVALTFSSTIIIVKLLSDKREIDALHGRLAVGILIVQDLIVVLAMIALTALSAGVGEQVERPWLEALLVIAKGGAFLLAIAALARFILPRLAHYLARSPELLVLSAVAWALALATAADALGMSREVGAFLAGVSLASTPYREAISGRLVSLRDFLLLFFFISLGAGLDLNMKAPQWGAALALVAFVLLIKPLVLMLVLFLAGYRQRTALLTGLTGTQISEFSLILAALGQSLGHLGDSDVALITLVGLVTFGLSTYVILHSHQISARLAPLMHRFELKKPTREMAEDAAVPDQPDIIILGLGRYGRNIARRLRERGRRVLGVDFDPHIIHAWNAQGLWAEYGDAEDPEITSSLPLRSAQWVVAALPGLQANLAVLKTIRAHGFAGLIALTAHSHDDAHVLERAGADLVLLPFYDAAAEAVDRLTTAEPPRADQPAR, encoded by the coding sequence ATGTTCCAGAACATCTTCAACGAGTTTGCCGTCATCATGCTCATTGCCGCCGGCGTCGGCGCGCTCGGCCGGCTGCTGCGCCAGCCGCTGATCGTCTCGTTCATCGCCGTGGGCGTGATCGCCGGTCCCGCGAGCCTGAATCTCGTCACCGCCGAGCAGGAGATCGACCTGCTGGCCAAGATGGGCATTGCCATCCTGCTGTTTCTCGTCGGCCTGCGGCTGGATGTCGGCGTGATCCGGCGCATGGGGCTGGTCGCGCTCTCGATGGGCGCCGCCCAGGTGCTCATCACCGCAGTGCTGGCGTTTTTTCTGTGCGCGGCGCTGGGGATGGGGCGGATCTCTTCGCTCTACACCGCCGTCGCGCTCACGTTCTCCTCCACCATCATCATCGTCAAGCTGCTCAGCGACAAGCGGGAGATTGACGCCCTGCACGGCCGGCTGGCGGTGGGCATCCTGATCGTGCAGGACCTCATCGTCGTGCTGGCGATGATCGCCCTGACGGCGCTGAGCGCCGGCGTCGGCGAGCAGGTCGAGCGGCCGTGGCTCGAAGCGCTGCTCGTGATCGCCAAGGGCGGGGCGTTTCTGCTGGCGATCGCCGCGCTGGCCCGCTTCATCCTTCCGCGCCTGGCGCACTACCTGGCGCGCTCACCCGAGCTGCTGGTGCTTTCCGCGGTGGCCTGGGCCCTGGCGCTGGCCACCGCCGCTGATGCGCTGGGCATGAGCCGCGAGGTCGGCGCGTTTCTCGCGGGGGTGTCGCTTGCCTCCACGCCCTACCGCGAAGCGATCTCGGGCCGGCTGGTGAGCCTGCGCGATTTTCTGCTGCTGTTCTTTTTCATCAGCCTCGGCGCGGGGCTCGATCTCAACATGAAAGCGCCACAGTGGGGCGCCGCGCTGGCGCTGGTCGCTTTCGTTCTGCTCATCAAGCCGCTCGTGCTCATGCTCGTTCTCTTCCTCGCCGGCTACCGGCAGCGCACCGCCCTGCTCACCGGCCTCACCGGCACGCAGATCAGCGAGTTCTCCCTCATTCTCGCAGCGCTCGGGCAGTCGCTGGGCCACCTTGGCGATTCAGACGTCGCCCTCATCACCCTCGTCGGGCTGGTCACCTTCGGCCTGTCCACCTATGTCATTCTCCACTCGCATCAGATCTCGGCGCGCCTCGCACCGCTCATGCATCGCTTCGAACTAAAGAAGCCCACGCGCGAGATGGCCGAAGACGCGGCTGTGCCCGACCAGCCCGACATCATCATCCTGGGCCTCGGGCGATACGGCCGCAACATCGCCCGGCGCTTGCGCGAGCGGGGCCGGCGCGTTCTGGGCGTCGATTTCGATCCGCACATCATTCACGCATGGAACGCGCAGGGGCTGTGGGCGGAATACGGCGACGCCGAAGATCCGGAGATCACCTCATCACTCCCGCTGCGCAGCGCCCAGTGGGTCGTGGCGGCCCTGCCCGGTCTCCAGGCGAACCTGGCCGTGCTCAAGACCATCCGCGCGCACGGCTTCGCCGGACTCATCGCGCTGACAGCCCATTCACATGACGACGCACACGTGCTCGAACGCGCGGGCGCCGATCTCGTCCTGCTGCCCTTCTACGACGCGGCGGCGGAAGCAGTGGACCGGCTCACCACCGCCGAACCACCCCGCGCGGATCAGCCAGCGCGATGA
- a CDS encoding asparaginase, protein MIRPAAPRRIAILSTGGTIEKTYNASDGTLANQRSVLEIMLASLVLHGVTIDRYPVMNKDSLEMSDADHERIAQAAREQSATHDGIIITHGTDRLQFTGERLVERLGQRPRVPIILTGAMRPYELRNTDAMQNLTEALLAVQLVEPGVYVAMHNRVLRFPGVVKDPQRLTFHHAGEGE, encoded by the coding sequence ATGATCCGACCCGCCGCTCCCCGCCGCATCGCCATCCTCTCGACCGGCGGGACCATCGAAAAGACCTACAACGCGTCGGACGGCACGCTCGCCAACCAGCGCTCCGTCCTCGAGATCATGCTCGCTTCGCTTGTGCTGCACGGCGTGACCATCGACCGCTATCCCGTGATGAACAAAGATTCGCTCGAGATGAGCGACGCCGATCACGAGCGCATCGCCCAGGCGGCTCGCGAGCAGTCGGCAACGCACGACGGCATCATCATCACGCACGGCACCGACCGTCTGCAATTCACGGGTGAGCGTCTCGTCGAGCGGCTCGGCCAGCGGCCGCGCGTGCCGATCATCCTCACCGGCGCGATGCGGCCGTACGAACTGCGCAACACCGACGCGATGCAGAACCTTACCGAGGCTCTGCTGGCCGTGCAACTCGTCGAGCCGGGCGTCTATGTGGCGATGCACAACCGCGTGCTGCGCTTCCCGGGCGTGGTGAAAGACCCGCAGCGTCTGACGTTTCACCATGCGGGCGAGGGGGAGTAG
- a CDS encoding tetratricopeptide repeat protein, protein MSEWQSGEEHVQRAHELFELGRWEEAEAELRKALALNPHQPDWTYNLGLTLEAAGRLEEAIEAFKATHALDPHNHQALVSLGVNLGRIDQPTEALAALGKAVALEPSNESAYCPQIAALTMLNRHDEAEQVYYLARQIRDECPVCCAHLGESLLQRRLFEKAIWCFKEAARLDPRMPRVHARLAAAYAALGQPEQALRLYLRDLREDPGNIGTLLDLGQHLFAMDRLAEAAEKFRRILELEPANSDAHFHLGQIALKAQHYQAAALEFELVAKLNAEYPGVALNTAIVAFHTGRHDLARRHLNAVMETLTADEPDLIGLADLLHKVGLNDQALVALRLLVDREPGAAEGWHRIGVLLLKRGDYEGGIDATRQALRIDASHERANHNLLLAYIRSGRLSRARVMLRRAQKAAPHDPTIRRLAVRFQTLWLVHGIGRGLRRLIERRLGLGASHN, encoded by the coding sequence ATGAGCGAATGGCAGAGCGGCGAAGAACACGTTCAGCGGGCGCATGAACTCTTCGAACTGGGCCGCTGGGAAGAGGCCGAGGCCGAACTGCGCAAGGCCCTGGCGCTCAACCCCCATCAGCCGGACTGGACCTACAACCTCGGCCTCACGCTTGAGGCCGCTGGCCGCCTCGAAGAGGCCATCGAAGCCTTCAAAGCCACCCACGCGCTCGATCCACACAACCACCAGGCCCTCGTCAGCCTGGGCGTGAACCTCGGCCGCATCGACCAGCCCACCGAGGCGCTGGCGGCGCTGGGCAAGGCCGTCGCGCTCGAACCCTCGAACGAATCGGCCTACTGCCCGCAGATCGCCGCCCTGACGATGCTCAACCGGCACGACGAAGCCGAGCAGGTCTACTACCTCGCCCGGCAGATTCGCGACGAGTGCCCGGTGTGCTGCGCGCACCTGGGCGAAAGTCTGCTCCAGCGCCGGCTGTTTGAAAAGGCGATCTGGTGCTTCAAGGAAGCGGCCCGACTCGATCCGCGCATGCCGCGCGTCCACGCCCGCCTCGCCGCCGCCTACGCCGCGCTCGGCCAGCCCGAGCAGGCCCTGCGCCTGTATCTGCGCGACCTGCGCGAGGATCCGGGCAACATCGGTACGCTGCTCGATCTCGGCCAGCATCTCTTCGCGATGGATCGTCTCGCCGAAGCCGCCGAGAAGTTCCGTCGCATCCTCGAACTTGAGCCGGCCAACAGCGACGCGCATTTCCACTTGGGCCAGATTGCCCTCAAGGCCCAGCACTACCAGGCCGCGGCGCTCGAGTTCGAACTCGTCGCCAAGCTCAACGCCGAGTACCCCGGCGTCGCGCTCAACACGGCGATCGTCGCCTTTCACACCGGCCGGCACGATCTGGCCCGCCGCCATCTCAACGCCGTCATGGAGACGCTCACCGCCGACGAGCCTGATCTGATCGGCCTGGCGGACCTGCTGCACAAAGTCGGCCTCAACGACCAGGCCTTGGTCGCGCTGCGCCTGCTGGTCGATCGCGAGCCGGGCGCGGCCGAGGGCTGGCATCGCATCGGCGTGCTCCTGCTTAAGAGAGGCGACTACGAGGGCGGGATCGACGCCACGCGCCAGGCGCTGCGCATCGACGCCTCGCACGAGCGCGCCAATCACAACCTGCTGCTGGCCTACATCCGCTCGGGCCGGTTGAGTCGGGCCCGCGTCATGCTGCGCCGGGCCCAGAAGGCCGCCCCGCACGATCCGACCATCCGCCGCCTGGCGGTTCGCTTCCAGACCCTCTGGCTCGTGCACGGCATCGGCCGCGGGCTCAGGCGCCTCATCGAGCGACGGCTCGGCCTGGGCGCCAGCCACAATTGA
- a CDS encoding ABC transporter ATP-binding protein — protein MTSTAAAPTSNNGWCIDLHHVSKTYRGRIRALDGITMQVAPGEVFGLLGPNGAGKSTLVKIMMTVIRPSRAEGRVLGEPVGHKPTLRRVGYLPEHHRFPGYLTGEQVLHFYGALSGVGRADRKRRAAALLERVGMSKWRDMKIASYSKGMMQRVGLAQALMNDPALVVLDEPTDGVDPEGRKEIRDLLAQLRAEGRTVFLNSHLLSEVEMVCNRVAILLQGKVVVQGTIDELTRDSRRFEIEYAGPEVGWISEINGASSRVSADGSRRIIALPGREAREAQPVIDRLRADQFVIHRCQLCVESLEDLFIRSVRDPKTGRSHLPGAVRGEDES, from the coding sequence ATGACCTCCACCGCAGCCGCGCCAACTTCGAACAACGGCTGGTGCATTGACCTGCATCACGTGTCCAAGACGTACCGAGGCAGGATCCGCGCCCTCGACGGGATCACGATGCAGGTCGCCCCGGGCGAGGTGTTCGGCCTGCTGGGCCCCAACGGCGCGGGCAAGAGCACGCTCGTGAAGATCATGATGACCGTGATCCGCCCCAGCCGGGCCGAGGGCCGCGTGCTCGGTGAGCCCGTCGGCCACAAGCCCACGCTGCGGCGCGTCGGCTATCTGCCTGAGCACCACCGCTTCCCAGGCTATCTCACGGGCGAGCAGGTGCTGCACTTTTACGGCGCGCTCTCGGGCGTGGGGCGCGCCGATCGAAAGCGACGAGCCGCGGCGCTGCTCGAGCGCGTGGGCATGAGCAAGTGGCGCGACATGAAGATTGCCAGTTACTCCAAGGGCATGATGCAGCGCGTCGGCCTGGCGCAGGCGCTGATGAACGACCCGGCCCTGGTCGTGCTCGATGAGCCGACCGACGGCGTCGATCCCGAAGGACGCAAGGAGATTCGCGACCTGCTGGCGCAACTGCGCGCCGAGGGCCGCACCGTCTTTCTCAACTCGCACCTGCTGAGCGAAGTGGAGATGGTCTGCAATCGCGTGGCGATCCTGCTCCAGGGCAAGGTCGTGGTGCAGGGCACCATTGATGAACTGACGCGCGACTCGCGGCGCTTTGAGATCGAGTACGCCGGCCCGGAGGTTGGGTGGATCAGCGAGATCAACGGAGCGTCGAGCCGCGTTTCGGCGGATGGATCGCGGCGGATCATCGCCCTGCCCGGCCGCGAAGCGCGTGAGGCCCAGCCCGTCATCGACCGCCTGCGCGCCGATCAGTTTGTCATCCACCGCTGCCAGTTGTGCGTCGAGTCGCTCGAAGATCTGTTCATCCGCTCGGTGCGCGACCCGAAGACGGGGCGGTCCCACCTGCCGGGCGCTGTGCGCGGGGAGGATGAGTCATGA
- a CDS encoding PilZ domain-containing protein, protein MENWWSSKPLAPSGGAASDRLHDRYEWRHWVHVSWVRDSMIGRPVVVGTTDLSAGGIGLICPNMIHPGSIGLVMFVGADRQLKLHYAKVVHCRYLMGSMSHLIGAQWIGEPAGLPEVKAEMTPDGPRLIVGLLRARRDVCRLSRPPELVEHKFGSR, encoded by the coding sequence GTGGAGAATTGGTGGAGTTCAAAACCTCTTGCCCCGTCGGGGGGCGCGGCGTCCGACCGGCTTCATGATCGCTATGAGTGGCGTCACTGGGTTCATGTGTCTTGGGTTCGTGACTCGATGATCGGTCGTCCCGTCGTGGTGGGCACAACGGACCTCAGCGCGGGCGGCATCGGCCTGATCTGCCCGAACATGATCCATCCGGGCTCGATCGGTCTGGTCATGTTCGTCGGCGCCGACCGACAGTTGAAGCTGCATTACGCGAAGGTGGTCCACTGCCGCTACCTCATGGGATCGATGTCCCACTTGATCGGCGCTCAGTGGATCGGCGAGCCGGCCGGGCTGCCGGAAGTCAAAGCGGAGATGACTCCGGACGGGCCACGGCTGATCGTCGGCCTGCTGCGGGCGCGGCGGGATGTCTGCCGCCTGAGCCGGCCTCCGGAGCTAGTGGAGCACAAGTTCGGGTCTCGCTGA
- a CDS encoding PH domain-containing protein, which translates to MASFRGPSDTFIPMHLQHAVSAELSDGEQVLWQAQPIPGLYIRRSWPAVLFAIPWTAFAVFWMFGAAGFKMPTFSSGADLFPLFGIPFVLIGCGMFCSPLVLRRKARRTVYVLTDRRAIIITGLLSLDVQSFPPDQLGQIRRRQRRDGSGDLIFRTEIDYDSDGDRTRRYIGFLAIPDVKSVEHSVRDLHRITASSSA; encoded by the coding sequence ATGGCGAGCTTTCGTGGCCCATCCGACACCTTCATTCCGATGCACCTGCAGCACGCGGTGTCAGCGGAACTCTCAGACGGCGAGCAAGTGCTCTGGCAGGCGCAGCCGATCCCGGGACTCTACATCCGTCGGTCGTGGCCGGCGGTGCTATTTGCCATCCCATGGACGGCCTTCGCCGTGTTCTGGATGTTCGGCGCGGCTGGATTCAAGATGCCGACATTTAGCAGCGGCGCGGATCTCTTTCCCTTGTTTGGCATTCCGTTCGTGCTCATCGGCTGCGGCATGTTCTGTTCGCCGCTGGTCCTGCGGCGCAAGGCCCGACGCACCGTCTACGTTCTCACGGACCGGCGCGCGATCATCATCACCGGGCTGCTCTCGCTGGACGTACAGTCCTTCCCACCGGATCAGCTGGGGCAGATCCGGCGCAGGCAGCGACGTGACGGCTCGGGCGATCTCATCTTCAGAACTGAGATCGATTACGACTCTGATGGCGATCGCACGCGCCGCTATATTGGTTTCCTCGCCATTCCGGACGTCAAGTCCGTTGAACATTCGGTGCGCGACCTTCACCGGATTACTGCATCGTCGAGTGCGTGA
- a CDS encoding ABC transporter permease, with amino-acid sequence MTAVLAILVDSYRELIAKKLFWFVLAISLLIVLSFGSIGFNDKGVSIGYGLYTIENEVLKAESPLIGPFMDFAFASVIVSMWLAWGAIILALISTAEIFPNFLAGGAIDLILSKPVRRTTVFFSKYLGSLLFVLLQVAIFCVGVLLVMRWRVGEWRWPILLAVPILVLVFSYLYSLMVLFNVVTRSTLPSLVLTLLAWLALFTLHTTDGILLTQFRIRAEVDRDAYARRIEWYEQRLNEAAEQGDNDAVNRYRTRLAADEAALAEAQHRVEKWMPISQAANLATLLLPKTSSTTNIVQRQLQSSSGMTTSSLMSALNGDQPDVPEQPESYEDDSQRDMYRRRDQEIMRRAEEYENSRPWWKIIGTSLIFEGLVLAVACFIFVRRDN; translated from the coding sequence ATGACGGCGGTGCTGGCCATCCTCGTCGATTCGTACCGCGAACTGATCGCCAAAAAGCTGTTTTGGTTCGTGCTGGCGATTTCGCTGCTCATCGTGCTCTCGTTCGGCTCGATCGGCTTTAACGACAAGGGCGTGAGCATCGGCTATGGGTTGTACACGATCGAAAACGAAGTGCTCAAGGCGGAAAGCCCGCTCATCGGCCCGTTCATGGACTTTGCTTTTGCCAGCGTGATCGTGTCCATGTGGCTCGCCTGGGGCGCGATCATTCTCGCACTGATATCCACGGCGGAGATCTTTCCGAACTTCCTCGCCGGCGGGGCGATCGATCTCATTTTGTCCAAGCCGGTGCGGCGGACGACGGTGTTTTTCTCCAAGTACCTCGGCAGTCTGCTGTTCGTGCTGCTGCAGGTGGCGATCTTTTGCGTGGGCGTGCTGCTGGTCATGCGCTGGCGCGTGGGCGAGTGGCGCTGGCCGATTCTGCTGGCCGTGCCAATCCTCGTGCTCGTGTTCAGCTACCTCTATTCGCTCATGGTGCTCTTCAACGTGGTGACGCGCTCGACGCTGCCATCGCTCGTGCTCACGCTCCTGGCGTGGCTGGCGCTGTTCACGCTGCACACGACCGATGGCATTCTGCTCACGCAGTTCCGGATCCGCGCGGAGGTGGATCGAGACGCCTACGCGCGGCGGATCGAGTGGTACGAGCAGCGTCTGAATGAGGCGGCCGAGCAGGGCGATAACGACGCAGTGAACCGCTATCGCACGCGCCTGGCGGCAGACGAAGCGGCCCTGGCCGAGGCGCAGCACCGCGTGGAGAAGTGGATGCCGATTTCGCAGGCGGCGAATCTCGCGACGCTGCTGCTGCCCAAGACATCGTCGACGACCAACATCGTGCAGCGGCAGTTGCAGTCGAGCAGCGGCATGACGACGTCGTCGCTCATGTCGGCGCTCAACGGCGACCAGCCTGATGTGCCTGAGCAGCCCGAGTCTTATGAGGACGATTCGCAGCGCGACATGTACCGCCGGCGCGATCAGGAGATCATGCGCCGCGCCGAGGAATATGAGAACAGCCGGCCGTGGTGGAAGATCATCGGCACATCGCTGATCTTTGAAGGCCTGGTGCTGGCGGTGGCGTGCTTCATCTTCGTGCGCCGGGACAATTGA
- a CDS encoding MgtC/SapB family protein translates to MEAEVMRDLAIALGLGLLVGMQREWADKAIAGIRTFALIALAGGLCGLMARETESPWTLAAGLLAITWMFAVGNRMRQSGPAAAGPGVTTEIAGIVMFLIGALLLMEHVVLGVVTAGAVALLLHSKDPLHHFVDRLGADDLRAVARLILIGMIILPLMPDKAYGPYDVLNPFRIWLMVVLIVGISTAAYVARRLIGAKAGTLLTGILGGLISSTATTVSSARRAHATASESAAASIIVMIASTVVFGRVLFEVAIVAPGLLSRVAPPLAIMMGFMLLICILAFVSMRSNLNAPSDEQPPKDLAAAVIFGLLYAAVLLGVSAVRDHFGDAALYVVAGLSGLTDMDAITLSSAQLMNNGSLETETGWRLILVGAMANLLFKFVAVALLGGRPMMRRIGVMFAASAAAGAALLWLWPH, encoded by the coding sequence GTGGAAGCGGAAGTGATGCGCGATCTGGCCATTGCACTGGGCCTGGGGCTGCTGGTCGGGATGCAGCGCGAGTGGGCCGACAAGGCGATTGCCGGCATCCGCACCTTTGCGCTCATCGCCCTGGCCGGGGGGCTGTGCGGCCTCATGGCCCGCGAAACGGAATCCCCCTGGACGCTCGCGGCGGGGCTGCTGGCCATCACCTGGATGTTCGCCGTCGGCAACCGGATGCGCCAGTCAGGCCCAGCCGCGGCCGGACCCGGCGTGACGACGGAGATCGCGGGCATCGTGATGTTTCTCATCGGCGCGCTGCTGCTGATGGAGCACGTGGTGCTCGGCGTGGTCACCGCCGGAGCCGTCGCGCTGCTGCTGCACTCCAAGGACCCGCTGCACCATTTCGTGGACCGTCTCGGCGCCGACGACCTGCGAGCGGTCGCGCGGCTCATTCTCATCGGCATGATCATTCTCCCCCTGATGCCCGACAAGGCCTACGGCCCTTACGACGTGCTCAATCCTTTTCGCATCTGGCTCATGGTCGTGCTCATCGTGGGCATCAGCACGGCGGCCTACGTTGCCCGGCGGCTGATCGGCGCGAAGGCCGGCACGCTGCTGACCGGCATCCTCGGCGGACTCATCTCCAGCACCGCCACGACCGTCAGCTCCGCACGACGGGCGCATGCCACTGCCAGCGAGTCGGCGGCGGCTTCGATCATCGTGATGATCGCTTCGACGGTGGTCTTCGGCCGCGTGCTGTTCGAGGTGGCCATCGTGGCGCCGGGCCTGTTGAGCCGCGTCGCGCCGCCGCTGGCGATCATGATGGGATTCATGCTTCTGATCTGCATACTGGCGTTCGTGTCGATGCGCTCGAACCTGAATGCGCCCTCGGATGAACAGCCGCCCAAGGACCTCGCCGCGGCAGTGATCTTCGGCCTGCTCTACGCCGCGGTGCTGCTGGGCGTGTCCGCCGTGCGCGACCACTTCGGCGACGCGGCCCTGTACGTCGTCGCCGGCCTGTCGGGGCTCACTGACATGGATGCAATCACCCTGTCGAGCGCGCAACTCATGAACAACGGCTCGCTGGAAACGGAAACGGGCTGGCGGCTGATTCTGGTGGGAGCGATGGCGAACCTGCTGTTCAAGTTCGTCGCGGTGGCGCTGCTCGGCGGGCGGCCGATGATGCGGCGCATCGGCGTCATGTTTGCTGCCAGCGCCGCCGCAGGCGCGGCCCTGCTCTGGCTCTGGCCCCATTAA
- a CDS encoding HDIG domain-containing protein, translating into MHEWVASPALRIHMECVAACMASYARELDPAQLERWVVTGLLHDFDYEKHPSREEHPFVGVAHLESIGVDDEIRTAILGHAEYSGVPRDTPMARTLFAVDELAGFIVACAKVRPNGLADLEARSVKKKLKDKAFAAAVSRQDIEQGIEELQVDRDAHIQRCIDAIAAQAQRLGL; encoded by the coding sequence ATGCACGAATGGGTCGCCAGCCCGGCCCTGCGCATCCATATGGAGTGCGTCGCCGCCTGCATGGCCTCCTACGCCCGAGAACTCGACCCCGCCCAACTTGAGCGCTGGGTCGTCACCGGCCTGCTCCATGACTTCGACTATGAAAAGCACCCGTCGCGCGAGGAGCACCCGTTCGTCGGCGTCGCTCATCTTGAATCCATCGGCGTTGATGACGAGATCCGCACCGCCATACTCGGCCATGCGGAATACAGCGGCGTGCCGCGCGACACGCCCATGGCCCGCACCCTCTTTGCGGTGGACGAGCTGGCCGGATTCATCGTGGCGTGCGCCAAGGTCCGGCCCAACGGCCTGGCCGATCTCGAAGCCCGGAGCGTGAAGAAGAAACTGAAAGACAAAGCCTTCGCAGCCGCCGTGAGCCGCCAGGACATCGAACAGGGCATTGAAGAACTCCAGGTCGATCGCGACGCCCACATTCAGCGCTGCATCGACGCCATCGCGGCCCAGGCGCAGCGACTCGGTCTGTAG